The DNA sequence AGGTTTACCGAAAGGCTGTCGAGAACTGAATGGCAAAGGAAGAAGGCATTGAAATGCAGGGGACGGTGGTGGAAACCCTGCCGAACACGACCTTTCGTGTGCGACTGGAGAACGGCCACGTCGTCACCGCCCACATCTCCGGAAAAATGCGCAAGCACTACATCCGCATCCTCACCGGTGATCAGGTGACCGTGTCGCTGACACCCTACGACCTGAGCAAGGGCCGAATCACCTACCGGGCGCGCTGACCAGCGTCGGGCCGGTCTGTCACCCGCACACGCCGAACGCCTGCCGCCCAGCCCAGCAAAACGGCCGGCGCGCACCGGCGCCGAACGTCGCTAGGCTTCCTCTTCCGCAACCCGCGCCGGGCGGGCCGGCGCCGGCTCGCACTCAATTTTCAGCTCGCCGTCCACGCAGCCGACGCTCACCAGGCCGCCGTGGACCAGCTTGCCGAACAGCAACTCGTCCGCCAGAGCCCGGCGAATCTTGTCCTGTATCAGTCGCGCCATGGGACGGGCGCCCATCTTGGCGTCGTAGCCGTGCTCGGCCAGCCAGGCGCGGGCATCCTCGTCCACCTCGATGGTCACGCGGCGGCCTTCGAGCTGGCTCTCCAGTTCGACGATGAACTTGTCCACCACGCTGGAAATGGTCTCCGGGGTCAGGCCGCGGAAACGCACTACCCCATCCAGGCGATTGCGGAACTCCGGCGTGAACAGACGGTTGATGGCTTCCATGTCGTCGCTGCTGTGGTCCTGCTTGGTGAAGCCGACCGAGGCACGCGCGGTCATTTCGGCGCCGGCATTGGTGGTCATGATGATCACCACGTTACGGAAATCCGCCTTGCGGCCGTTGTTGTCGGTCAGCGCGCCATGATCCATGACCTGCAGCAGCAGGTTGAACACGTCCGGGTGAGCCTTTTCGATCTCGTCCAGCAGCAGCACGGCATGCGGATGCTTGTTGATGGCTTCGGTCAGCAGGCCGCCCTGGTCGAAACCGACGTAGCCCGGCGGCGCACCGATCAGGCGCGAGACGGTATGCCGCTCCATGTACTCGGACATGTCGAAGCGGATCAGCTCGATACCTAGCGCCAGCGCCAGCTGACGGCTCAGCTCGGTCTTGCCGACGCCGGTCGGGCCGGCGAACAGGAACGAGCCGATCGGCCGCGTCTGCGGGCCAAGACCCGAGCGTGCCATCTTGATGGCGGCAGTCAGGGTGTCGATGGCCTCGTCCTGGCCGAACACGGTCATCTTCAGATTCCGGTCCAGCGTGCGCAACTTCTCCATGTCGGTGCTGGAAACCTGCTTGGGCGGAATGCGGGCGATGCGCGCCACCACCTGCTCGACGTCGCCAACGCCGATGACCTTCTTGCGCTTGCTCGGCGGCAGCACCCGCTGCGCCGCGCCGGCCTCATCGATGACGTCGATGGCCTTGTCCGGCAGGAAGCGCTCGTTGATGTAACGCGCCGACAATTCGGCCGCTGCCGACAGCGCGGCGTTGGTGTAGCGCACGTTGTGATGCTGTTCGTACTGCGTGCGCAGGCCGCGCAGGATCTGCACCGTCTCGGGCACGCTCGGCTCGCCGACGTCGATTTTCTGAAAGCGCCTGGACAGCGCCCGGTCCTTCTCGAAGATGCCGCGGTATTCCTGATAGGTGGTGGAACCGATGCACTTGAGCTCGCCCGACGCCAGCACCGGCTTGATCAGGTTGGATGCATCCATCACGCCACCGGAGGCCGCGCCGGCACCGATGATGGTGTGGATCTCGTCGATGAACAGGATCGATCCGGGGTCTTTCGACAGATCCTTGAGCACGGTTTTCAGGCGCTTCTCGAAATCGCCGCGGTACTTGGTGCCGGCCAGCAGGGCGCCCATGTCCAGGGAATACACGGTGCACTCGGCGAGCGCATCCGGCACCTCATGGTCCACGATGCGCTTGGCCAGACCCTCGGCCAGCGCGGTCTTGCCGACGCCCGCCTCACCCACGAACAGCGGGTTGTTCTTGCGCCGCCGGCACAGGATCTTCATGGTCCGTTCGATCTCGTCGGCAC is a window from the Immundisolibacter sp. genome containing:
- the infA gene encoding translation initiation factor IF-1; translated protein: MAKEEGIEMQGTVVETLPNTTFRVRLENGHVVTAHISGKMRKHYIRILTGDQVTVSLTPYDLSKGRITYRAR
- the clpA gene encoding ATP-dependent Clp protease ATP-binding subunit ClpA encodes the protein MLSHELEFTLNQAFRQAREKRQEFMTVEHLLQMLLDSPSAASVLRACGADIERLRRELGAFIDKNTPLLPEGDERDVQPTIGFQRVLQRSMFHVQASGKREVTGANVLVAIFSEKESHAVFLLGKQGISRLDVVNYIAHGISKVNEGEENESPASPEDEAQGDGGAKSALDKFAVNLNEQARQGRIDPLIGRADEIERTMKILCRRRKNNPLFVGEAGVGKTALAEGLAKRIVDHEVPDALAECTVYSLDMGALLAGTKYRGDFEKRLKTVLKDLSKDPGSILFIDEIHTIIGAGAASGGVMDASNLIKPVLASGELKCIGSTTYQEYRGIFEKDRALSRRFQKIDVGEPSVPETVQILRGLRTQYEQHHNVRYTNAALSAAAELSARYINERFLPDKAIDVIDEAGAAQRVLPPSKRKKVIGVGDVEQVVARIARIPPKQVSSTDMEKLRTLDRNLKMTVFGQDEAIDTLTAAIKMARSGLGPQTRPIGSFLFAGPTGVGKTELSRQLALALGIELIRFDMSEYMERHTVSRLIGAPPGYVGFDQGGLLTEAINKHPHAVLLLDEIEKAHPDVFNLLLQVMDHGALTDNNGRKADFRNVVIIMTTNAGAEMTARASVGFTKQDHSSDDMEAINRLFTPEFRNRLDGVVRFRGLTPETISSVVDKFIVELESQLEGRRVTIEVDEDARAWLAEHGYDAKMGARPMARLIQDKIRRALADELLFGKLVHGGLVSVGCVDGELKIECEPAPARPARVAEEEA